GGCAAAATTACCACAAACACTGCAATAGATGTCAAGATTGAAAAACATTATATTGGTGGTTTATATCCCAGAGCAATTACTGCTGTTTTAATTGAGGATGCTGTAGGATGTCCAAACAACTTTACGTTATTTGAAAGGAAGACATTCAAATCTATAATACACAGTTCCAATCAGATTAAAtctcaatttaaaaaaggaacaaagtgcaagacaatttattttttatttattttaacaaaaggaGGTCTGATGAGATTAATGGGcacctttctccttccctcatTCACTCTGACTGAAAGTGTTTCCTCTTCCCAAACTACAcaactttggggtttttttgctccaGAAGAGTTACAGAACTTACAGCAGAGCTCAAAAACAGGTCTTAAACTGCACCCATGCCCACCTCccgaaaaaaaaaccaaaccaaaaaactaaaCACACCACCCCCCACAATGAAAACCGCCACCACTGCCACctctgaaaacaacaaaaacacccaGCCAACCAacagcacacaaaaaaccacaccgCAATCCCCAACAACAGCTTTTAACAGTCCCAGCATAGGGCAAACGTGACTCTGACCTAAACAGAAAATTGGCACTCCGTGTGAAAACAGGCAGAGCTACTCAACCAACAGAGAAACTAGGTGCTGTGATGGACCTTTCAATATGAAAAGCTTGTCACAAATCTAACATCTAATTAAAGTGTTGCTTGTTGTGCTTTGTAATTAGGATGGTGTCAATCTGTTTAGAATTGAATCTTGCACAAAAAAATTCTAACAATAATGTACTTACTAGTGTCCTCTGCAAGTAATATCCAGGCTACTTagcactaaagaaaaaaaagtctgaatcGACAATCAATGCAGGAACAAccacccaccccctttttttcatttagcgTGTCATTTTCTTAACAATTTTGTCATAGTACTGCTTCAAGTTCAGTAGATATACTTCAGGGGCTGAAATTAACTCTGAAGTAAAGTAATGCTGCCATGCCCAGTGTTCAGTTTGGCAATCTTTTCTCTGAAAGAGATTAAGCCCTTACTTTGCTCCAAGCTCTTCTACAAATACAACAACTGGCCCATTCTCTGAACAAACTTCTTGAATATGAGCATTATAAAATTTCCCGTTATGGTCTAAGCGCacctacaaagaaaaagaaaaaaccgcACATAAGCGTCAAATAATACAATCAGAGGACATAACTAGAATACCAGTAACGAGAACTTTTACTTTGGGcaacagaagaacagagaaataaacacCACTTAATTCAGTAAATGTGCCAAAACCGTATCTTCAATCCATACTGcttcttcaaaaagaaatacaaatactgtcaaaaaacaacagaaaaatccagaaagcTTGCTGGGTAATACCAGTTTATGAAATTCCGCTTTCAAAACTATATGAGAAAGTTGAAGTAATCAGGGTATCAAGGGATTTCAGATTTACTGAAAACATCTTTCTCtcagaataaaacccaaaacttgCCCTtgttaaaaattcattaaaagaaCTCAGTGAAATCCAGTTTAGTTAAGCACATAAGGAGCACCAATTACTTCTGAAGTTACTATTCAGAATGtttaaaacaaccaaaaacagTTGTTCAGACACGATCATCAGTGTTGTCTGACTGACATTGCGTCCTTAAAATTCTTccattaaatataattttcataACATTCAGCTACAACATTTGGCTTTCCAGTTGTATTAATTTGGTCAACTCCACTTTTCACTATTTACTTCATCTTCCCTTCCAGTCTTTTTATGCCATGTATTTACTGCCTTGCCGCATACATATAAAATTTGACAGCAAGAGTATGTTAACTACTAGAGTTTTTTCTACTAATAGTATCTGTACCCTGTAGTAAATACTACACGAGACAGCCTTAGGGCCTTAAATACAAGTTTTAAGCCAGTACTATTacacaataaataataaactcTACATtaggcttttctgtttgttttctgtgggcTTTTGGAGGTTTGTCATTTGGGGGCGGAGAGGGTTGCCCTTTTTTCGTTTGTTcgtgttggggtttttttccctgaagtttAGGAATGTGTTTTTCCTGCAATTTATTTACTATGCTTTCACTAGCGTAATGGAATTAGAAGTACAAACTCAAAGAGCCCCCATGCTGCACGATAAACCTAACTGAGTATTTTCACTTcaacattaataattttaatagatGGTCAAATGTCCTAGAAAGAACTATATTTAGCCAAGTATCACCAGTTCAGTTAACACATGTAAGGAGTTTAATCTAAAATCCGAATGCTAAAtggaaaaatcttatttcttctTAAGCACTGATACTTACTGCAAGTTTTAATAGAATTTAAAGAGCAATTGTCTAACACTTTGAATAGTTCAAGAGGAAGAATCACCACGCTTTTTAATGCGGTAATATTGCACTAATCAGATGTTCTATTACACACCTTTTCTACATGTGTGCTGGGAAGTCACGAACACCACCATCAATTATATAATAAGCATATGCTCAGTTGAAGACATAAGCAAGTAATATTTAGAAAGTAGCAACTATATATCAATATAGTTAACAAGGAGAGGAAATCAGCATCTTGAGCAAAACGTTAATGTCTCTATAAACTGTAATTCAATGTTACTTACTTTACATTTATCTCCAACTGAGTACTGCATGCCAGCAGCAATAGAGAAATCTTGTTTTTGCTGATCTGTAAACACATTAGCAGTAATATACTGTTAGTTTAAATACACCAACAGAGATACTTTCTTGATGCAGTGAAAATGCAAACCACAAGTTCAGGCCTTAAATCTGCGCATCGACCCATGTGAGGAAGACTTCTGCCTAAACCCAAACTGCCATTTGCACCACTGTTCTGCAAGAGGGATTCACTTTATACATCAGCTTGCAAAAACTGCAACTTTTAAGTATTCAGTTACTTACCCCATTTGGACTGGAGCCAAACATCATATTCAACATTTCTGTAAACTGATGGATTGAGTGATTTAAGAACTTTTTTAGGCAAGACCAACAAGGTAGGACTCCCATTGCTCTTAAGGTGCtgtatgaaacaaaacaaagtgctAAATGGTCAACTACCTAAAGATGTACAGTTATCCATTTTTCAGCCACAGTGCTCAAGCTTTAAAACGAAATataaagaagctgaaaatacaTAAAGCATAAAGAGCTTTGAAAAATTAGTTCAATACTGTTCTTTTAACCATACCAGAGCAAAATTAAGAACTAAGCAGCATTGAGAAGGTCACTATACACACCTTTTGGCGCACCAAAAGCAAACATAACTTTACAAAGAAATAAGCAGTTTCAGATATCACACATTAGGAAAACTAGAAACTCATTCTCTCATGAACATtaaacactgaagaaatataGCAGAGTACAAGttatgaggaagaaaataaatcttaacGTATAAATACCTTGTTGCCAGAAAGAGATTTCAATCCATTCATATCACTAACTGTTGTAACTTTACTTCTGCAAAAGGACAGAAGCAAGCTGTGGTAATACAGTTGGAAGTAGTTGGAAGTAGAAATCAGTTGGAAGTAGATAAAAACACTGAAACTATCACTGTCTACGTATTTTTCAAGAACAAGCTTACCATAGAACATCCCCAtctcttaaaatgaaatagGTGCCTAGAACAAGAGCTGAATTTCTATATCatataaagggaaaaataagatttttttttgtttcaagcaGAGGTTTTCCAAAGTCTCACACATACTGACTTAGCCATcatttaagcaaagaaaaaaagggggggggggcaggcaagggaaacaaaaattactCTAAAATTTTTGCAGCTACACAAGGAAAACCTAACAAAAGCagacattacaaaaaaaaccacacattcaaaagcaaaagctacTCCATCAGTCAACTGGCATCAGGCACTCTAATTTACTCTTGTTTTCTATACCTGACATTGCTGGAAATTGAccttccacagaaaaaaacccaaacaagtatttttgtatttttccctacAGCAGTAGGAGTACAGCTGCCAGCATTATCTTTTCTCTAAAACTAACTGAACTATTACATTCAATAATAACATAACTGAAAAGCCCAcctttctaaaatgaaaaagatctTCTGGAAAACTAGGTATTGAAACAGATTAAAGTCAACCTTAAGAGAAGCCAAAAATTTAAGactacagaaacacagcaaaatgtttGTAATTTGTGTTAACTAGGTCAAGGGTCACACACACTAGCCCTTACATCATAAGACATATGGTTTAAATCAAAAACATTTGAGTTTGATAGTCCTAAGTGAGCATATGACCTTCATTTACAAAGGTGCTGTTAAGGTTAGCAGTATATTTTCTTATGAATCCCAAAAATACAGGGTAATGCTACCGCATATGAAGCCCAGGAAAGCtctgagaacagaaagaaataaagaaggtTTCCACTCTCTGACATTTAACTACAATAATTGTTCCCTGAGGCagaaatactttgtattttaattggAAGTGTTCcctggtatttctttttttttttttttttccaaacaagaaaaaaaaccagtcccTTTCCCAGAacttggttttccttctgtggcAATTTCCATAGTCTTCCCTTCTGTTGTTTTCagcttggagagaaaaaaaaaaaaaaaaaaacacctcccaACATCTCAAGAAATTTCTTCTGCCACATGCCATACAGACTACAGCAGAGCCCCCAGAAAGGACTTTAATGACGCTCAGCAGGAAGAGCTGACACGATCCACTAGCATAGCGTAATCTCCATGGCTTCAATGGAACCTCACACAAGCCAGGGTTTTAAGAACAGTACTAAACGGAAGAAAAACTGCCAACATGTAAATGCAAAAACAGCACTGTGAAAGACTTACTGTGCAAAAGGAATCAGTAGGTCAAAATCTCAAAGCTGGCTAGAGCATCCAGGTCCAGCAAAAGGAATACAAACCCACAGCTATAACCACTTCACAAAGGTCAAGGAACAACATGGAGCAAGCTACATCTGTATTTCTCCATTAGCCACATCTCAAGCAGGCATTTCAGCCCCCAGATGTGGAAGCAACACAAGTTGGATTAGATTCCTGTAACCCTACTCATTTGCAAGTGTGAGCCAAGTTAATTCTCATGGAGTTTTACCATGCCAGACTGGCACACTGACAGCAATCCCAAGGGATTCTGCTATTTTAAACAGGAAGATGGACAGGTTGCAATGCCAATATTCCATTGTGTAAAGAGACCCAAAGCTAGCCTGCAGGAAGAACAGAGGAATCCAACCCCTGTCCTTAGGTACAGGGAAGATTACACATTTCAAGTTCGAAGTTTACTTCTTCATGCTTCTTTTCTTAGTAATTTGTGAAGTTTTTCAACTCCGTTACATTCTATTACCTATCAGAAATTCAGAACACTTTTCAACATGTGTCACCCATAGGTACCTTTCATTAACTTTTAAATCGCATTTACCTGTAGTTGTCATCTTCTGAATCTGACGCTGATACTTCACTGCTACCGTTACTTTCCTCTGTCACACCAACAGCACTAAGTTCTGCTATGATTTTCTTTACATCTGTATCAAATACTTTTTCATAAAGCAACTCatacagcagagctggggaagaggaagagaaagcgGAAGGGAAAAATCAATTACAAGGTAAATGGGATTTTTATACCACCATTACAGATGCACTTCAAATTACTTCAATCAAAGCAAGCAAGCATTTTGATGTGCTAACTGAAACAGTGAAGGCATTAGaagcaaaaccagctgcagCTACTATGGCTTAATGGGTATACATGAAACTACTAGAAATCAGGTCTCTCAAGGGGCAAACTTGGCCTTAGCCTTCTAACTCTGCACACAGGCAGATTTCATAAGGAATTAGAATCCTTGCAGGGATTGTCACAAGAACGCATCAAAGGCGATTAAGACCTTTGGGTATTTCTGCCATCTagtaaagaaaacaaccaaTGAAGACAGTTTTTTTTTGCACGTGCAACCCCCgtaatttctgtgaaaagttaCACATGCAAGGATAATTTTAACATAGACAATCAATTTGCTAGcagtctgaaatacaaaaataaaaccagaatggTGACCAAAGAAACGCAACAGATTAACAAATTAGtacattaacattttctgttttattggaCCACCCAGATTCAAATTGGTCGGTAAATCTCCTCTTGGTATATAATCTGCTTTGTCAAGAATCAGGACACAACAGGAACTCACGCTCTCCAAAATCATACAGTCATTGACAACTCTAATTAAAGAATGACTATAATAAACTTTCATACGCAGCCTCTTCCTGAAACCCGATAGtgaacattttaacatttctggtaaaaatacatgcttttaacTAACCAACATAATACTTACactggcacagagcagccttTTCTGAATACTCTATGGGATAAACAATATCATAGTGGTTTCCATTTGAGAAGCACAGCAATACCTAttaacaaaaccacacagataCATTAAATTGAGTTGAAAGGGTAGTGCTCatgtaaaaaaatcaagtgaGATACAAAACCTAGAGTATCAAAGCATTGTTATCTCTCATGATCTCAAAGCATCAATAAATATCaataaaattatcaaaatgTTTCGCAGATGTCCTTTAAACCAAGAAGAATTTGACCAAAAGTCAAAAAGAATTCAAGACAGACGTAGCTATGCGAGTTAGCACTTGTAATagaaaattttgtaaaaatcagTTTACAAGGAAGATACACCGCACCCCAAATACGGACCATCTATTAAAAAGTGCTACATGTGTTAATAGAATAGCACCTTAAATACATACAAAAGAATTTGTTAAAATTGAATTCTCAGAACATTTCATTGCTTTGAATAGTAAAACTCAAATGAAACTACTTGCTGTTTATGAAGTAGTCTTAAATCAGCCTTTCACAGTAGCcaggaattatttatttaattttttttaccttatcagaaaagccattttcagTTACATGTGAAGGAGAAGCATTTGGTTCCCGGTATATTATGAAatctttcctgagaaaaaagTAGCagttaaaatttcatttaaagattTATGTCAATAGAAATTGGAATATTCAAGTCAAGTTCAAGAAACATACATAACTACAGAAAAGACCTAGTGGAAAAGAATACTGAAGATGATCAGTACAGCTATCACTGGTGAAAAAAAGCTTACTTTTGTAAAAGAATATACTAGAATAAAATGTGCTGGCACAACATACACAAAGCCAACAAGTCAAACAAATTTCCAGACACGGCTTTCTGGAGCTGTGTCTAGAAAGATGATGGCTTACCAGTCCTGGAGGAATTCACTACACTTTGCCATTTGGAAACCAACCAGAGCAAAGAGGAGGTTGGTTTTATGAATAGAGACAGGAAACCGTGGTAAATTTCCAGAAGATGAGCAACAGCTTAGGCTAAATCTGTACTAGCAGATTGACTACACGCGTGCAAGAACTCTTCTGGACATAGTGGCCAGCTAACAGCACAGCCCCCCCTCTGTGCACAGAAATTCTTCTTGCCTCCAAAACTAAGTTCTCATGCTCAGAAGGGTCCACACAACATTCCTGCTCCCAAACCATGGCCCAGCTGCCAAAGTGTGCTAAGGAATGTGCCAAAAGCCCAACCGACCATCAGCAGGCATTGTCTCAGCATCAGATACTGTAACCAAAcctccagcacctctgaaaaATCATGCCCTCCACATGTTTTTTCATGTGTAGcaagaagaaatctttccttgcattttaaaatgaatgaaacactgcaaaaaaaaacaaaaccagacagacaTTCAGAGGgctcagtttccttttctctttggatAAGGACTCCATGCTTCATGGAGTCGAACATCACGCTGCATTCATTGAACTCAAATTGCTAGATCTAAAGTGGCCCTCTTTTCTCTTCAACTGAGGTAACAGAAACTTTTTAGGAAGCTTGGACTGAACCAGCAGATAGCGTGCTGTTGCAGTGCTCACAGATACGCATCAAAGGTATCAGTCTAGTAtagtttttcaaaacagatttagatatttttttaatcactgcaaGCTAAGTTAGGGTACCTCATTATGTGTAAGAAGATTAAATATAAGAAATGAACAGTTGAGCTACTACCATTAAGCAAATTTAGAAGTTACATTCTGCACTTACAACTATTTTTTTAGCTTGTTacattaaaaagcataaaaagctGAACTGGGTATAAAGTgacaaatacaggaaaatcCAGAACCGATACTGACATGCTATTTGatttcatattttctaaaaacTGAAAGACTATCAATCTTTGCTACGGGTTTTTCTGCTATAATCAGTCTCTGTCATAACcttaaatttaattattttctctttttttatccCTAATCCTCCCTTTGAATTCTTTGCTCAGCCACCTATCACTTCCTTCAATTTCTTCTTTGCTCACACAAGCAAAAGTTTTATCAGTCTTGCAAAATGATTAAGTATATTCACAGGTGCTGTTTttggattaaaaacaaaacaataccAAAACTTTCTACAACAGCTCAGAAAAAGCAATTCTGAGAGGAAAATCATTTCATAGCTCAGAGACCCACCCGCTTCAGGGAGACAAGGAAGATTTACTAGATAACCAAATTATACTTTCGACAGATCCGAggagtgaaaatgaaaacaagcctCTTCATACTGCATTTCTGTCCTATGCTTGAGAAGCCTGAAACTCTCACGTCTCCACTTGGCACCAAATGGGAAATTCATACTTCTGGTTTCCTTGAGTCTGCCAGCACGCATGAAGGGAAGCAACTCTTTCCCCTTACCTCCATCACCATTCCTACCTTCCCAGAGCCtctaaattgcttttttaatagaagCCAATCTCCCCAAAACAGTTATTGTAATATTTCTTGCACGTTCAACTCTGCAGTGAAATACTACATATAATTGCAACTATGCCACAAACCTAATCGTACTTCCCATAGAAATTGAAAAATCCTATCGACAACCAGAATTTGCCTCTGTATTCATGGATCAACTGCGGTCCTGGATACCAATGTATCACGACTTCAAAATAAACCACTTCCATGGCCAAAAATATAACAAACAGAAGATCATAACCATCTGGTTGCAATGTAATCAAGATGCAATTTTGTTGACTTATGTCCCTCTACATCCTGGCTCAATCTAACCACCAGACCTTCTCTTTAAGCTTCCAAGGCCAAACTTACTTTGACTTTCAGTTCAGTCCTCTTCCACCCATGCAGCACATGCAACTCTAAACTGTCCCACTAACCACATAAAATGCAAAGGTAGAATTTCATGCAATTTCTGGCACTTAATACTCATATAAGTACCTGAAAGTAGTATTTAACtagtttgtttctttcctcttatcAACTGTCTCATCAAGAGTCCAAGTACAAAGGAAATCATTAATTTACAGtaagcattttgaaatactgaatttaacTAGTtcacaaacagcagaaagatgCTGTACATTGCTCATGCCCTTGCACAGTCATTAGAAAGCAGTTATAAATATCAAGCATATTGTTTCATACTACTTGTGAAGAAAGATTAATATATAGgattacatttaattaaaatacatcagcAAAACTGTACACCACCAAGAGAAGTGTTTATCTTCATATAAATACCAAAACATTTCTTAAGCATAGCTCAGACTATGGCCCCTGACAAACTCTTTATTTCATCCATGCTGATGGAGTGCAAAAAGGAAAGtttatacaaaaaatacagtaagctACAGCAGTACACCAGGTAGCCTTACATCGGTACATACAACTTCATACCAGGGGAGATGTGAGAATGGCTTTCTAGCATGCAGCCTACAGTACTCCAAGCTACATCAAAGCATTTGTACagagataatgaaaaaaatggtacAGCCCCCAGTCTAGCAACAGGCTTAGTATTAAAGCCTTGGTgagaaataggaagaaaagggattttaacaaaaaaattaaaagatgtgaaaattaacaaaatacaaattgtAATGACACTATCCACAATCAGTTGTGCAGATGAGATGCATGACATTATTGCAAATCCCCAATCAAATGTCTTTTTCAAAgctcattttctatttttatataatacCTTGACAGCTGCCATTTTCAAAGcatatttgtaattttctgGAGAACTACAGTATAACACACAATTCCATCTTTGCTATTCCAACTGATTCACCAACAAAACAACTGAACTGAACTCaattaaacatatttaaagGTTTTCTTACTTGTACATAAGAGAAAGGGCACTTATTTCTACTTGTCCAACCCATTCCTgtattgaaaaaacaaaagaaaattaagttcaAATACACACAGTTATTACACTTCCTCCTGTGTAGATCAAGAGATGCAAGATATCATTgtcaaaaatatattaacaccgagtccaaaattcagccaagACACTTTGACTGTatttgaagggtttttttgaaataacagtAACTACTCCAGTAAGGTGGTTAAGGGGTACAAGCTAGAGGAATTTCTTACAAAAGTAGAAATGGATTTGTATGAAAACTGAGGTAACTTAAAACAATCACATAAATGCAGATCTGTCATTAAAAAGTATGATTTTGAAAGGTGATACAGTggtgaggttttctttttcttttgttcaacCAACCAGCAGTCCAGCTTTTCAAAAGTGGTTTTTGAAAAGCGCAGGCATTAGATTTACCAAGTGCTTTTACAAATGTTACCCTTTACCTTCAAAACTGTCACGCTTTGAAGGCAGACCTTTAGCTACAgtcaaaccagaaaaagaaccttgagacttaactcTCACGCCTAAAACACAGATAATTTCTGTACAAGTGGCTCGATACAGTTTTGTCAAGTGCTCCAACAAAGTAGACAGCACTACCAAACAGCCAAAATGAACCTGCAATAGTTATATTTCTCATGCAAGCAGCTGTATATCGATACCTAAGACCAAAAATCTGTCCTTTAAAGCTGTTAAACAGTAAATCATCAGCAACACCATAACCCAGACTCAAATCAtagaaaagcaagatttttcttccattcccaGTCTAACTGCTGTACTGTGCTCCAGCATGATGTGACTagattttctcattatttctttattaacttttttccttttttaaattcttactaaattaaaaatgacTGAAGTGAAGTTTGGGGCAGCAATTTGTAGAGGGGTTTTtcttcggggttttttttttatatatatttcatattcaGAACAACATTAATTTCTCTGATCATGTAAAGAAGCTGCTGTATGttctatttttcaaaaagatttttttaaaagttagtaGACATtatgaaaaagacattttctgtaCACACATTGCAGTGCTGTAAACCATTCACATTAGTGTCATTCAATGCAGAGTATGTTCCACTGGAAAACAGCATGATTTACCGTTTAGCATAGCATATAACCTCAGGAACTGACTAACAAagctttgcaattaaaaatcctgaaataaaCAAAGCAGTACAGAAGCAGAATAGGCTAACACccacttcttttcctccttccaccatttattttggaaactgaaataaagaaccATCTGGTTAGCCACTCTTAACTGGGGATGCTGTAAGCATGGCAGGgggaaaacacaaacaaacaaaaaatccaaagaaacaaccaaaaaaccctacaaaacaTCAAAAATTACATGCTCTGCTTTCTAGAAGAggaaattttaataaaatttatgtacaagcactttaaaaaattaacagattttGCAATGTTGTACTAGATAGTCCTCCCCGCCCCCTTACGCTTACATGAATTGTTAACTCCctaacaaaaatactgaaattaaattggCAAGGGAggggaataataataattctgctTCAAATTATTATCTTCGTAAGAATCCGTGGCTATTGTTCATAACATCCCTTACATGACTAACTGTCTTTTCATCGCCTAAACCTTTAGGCCTTTATTCAAGGCTGTCTTCAAGAAAGAGCTAGCCATGCTGCTTCTTGGCATTTGCAGAGGCTAGAAACATTTGGATACAATTTTGAGTAACATGTTTACAtcaagacacacaaaaaaatccacatatCATTTTACAATAGAGGACATGCATAAGAGTATATATTTGTGTAACCCAAAAACCTCTTAAGCTCAGTCAAAAACACGTGAGAAAAAATTCAATTACCCATCAACTTCAACAGAAGTACTACTTTCTATTACAAATAAAGTTTAACATACCTGTGGattttccaaacattttaaatactctTCAAATGGCCCCTCTAtgaactgtattaaaaaaagtaataattagttattttttattagcatAGCACATGGAATCCCCAGTCTGTGACCCATTGTACCAATGGGAATGAATGTACCATTGGAAATTTAAGCCTATCCTGCCCTCAAAGAGCTTACAATCTAAGTATAAAGTGATGTAGAGGTAAGCAAATAACCAGTCAAACATACAGGTCTGCATTCCAGAAAATAACCACATGAACAGCTTTCGGAGTCATTACacaatccaaaacaaaacaaaaaacccaaagagaaaTCCAGCAGCCAAATaggaaatctgaaagaaagcaaagatgctGTCAAGTACATGTTTATGGGCAATTAATTCATCCCTGGCATGCacagcatcactgaagagaGCATGGGTAGGCTTATCAAGTAtcttgttaaaagaaaaaggcatcAATGGACAATCAGACATGGGA
This genomic interval from Falco peregrinus isolate bFalPer1 chromosome 2, bFalPer1.pri, whole genome shotgun sequence contains the following:
- the OTUD4 gene encoding OTU domain-containing protein 4 isoform X7; its protein translation is MEAACRPDGGEQSHQGSGMDAPGDASMDCYLRSQGLYRKRVAKDGSCLFRAVAEQVLHSQSRHIDVRMACVDYLRKNREKFEAFIEGPFEEYLKCLENPQEWVGQVEISALSLMYKKDFIIYREPNASPSHVTENGFSDKVLLCFSNGNHYDIVYPIEYSEKAALCQSLLYELLYEKVFDTDVKKIIAELSAVGVTEESNGSSEVSASDSEDDNYR